The proteins below come from a single Pseudomonas sp. MYb118 genomic window:
- a CDS encoding aliphatic sulfonate ABC transporter substrate-binding protein → MSKNTAFAQARRPLLTGLVVALAALSFTLPTQAQETLRIGYQKSSTLITLLKTQGTLDKALAQQHIDVTWHEFPSGLPLLEALNVGNVDISADVADTVPIFAQAAQAKLTYFAQEAPSPSAQAIVVHKDSALQQLSDLKGKKVAVTKAAGSHYLLIAALSKAGLQFSDIQPAYLSPADGRAAFENNKVDAWVTWEPFLTSAQRQLPTRTLADGAGLASYKRYYLTTTSYANSHPQVLKVVYDQLYKTGNWIKTNPREAAQVLSPLWGNLGVETVESANNHRSYQVQPVKIDQLGEQQQIADAFFAAGLLPKAVDAKDVGIWKP, encoded by the coding sequence ATGTCGAAAAACACTGCTTTTGCTCAAGCACGTCGCCCGCTACTGACCGGACTGGTCGTTGCGCTGGCCGCCCTGTCATTCACCCTGCCGACACAGGCACAGGAAACCCTGCGCATCGGCTACCAGAAGTCATCGACGCTGATCACCCTGCTGAAAACCCAGGGCACCCTGGACAAGGCCCTGGCGCAACAGCACATCGATGTGACTTGGCACGAATTCCCCAGTGGCCTGCCTCTGTTGGAAGCGCTGAACGTTGGCAACGTCGATATCAGTGCCGACGTGGCCGATACCGTGCCGATCTTCGCCCAGGCCGCCCAGGCCAAACTGACCTACTTCGCCCAGGAAGCGCCCTCGCCTTCAGCCCAGGCCATCGTGGTGCACAAGGATTCGGCACTGCAGCAATTGTCCGACCTCAAAGGCAAGAAAGTCGCGGTCACAAAGGCCGCCGGCTCTCACTATCTGTTGATCGCCGCCCTGAGCAAGGCTGGTTTGCAGTTCTCCGACATCCAGCCGGCCTACCTGTCGCCCGCCGACGGTCGCGCCGCGTTCGAGAACAACAAGGTCGACGCCTGGGTCACCTGGGAACCCTTCCTCACCAGCGCGCAGCGGCAACTGCCCACCCGCACCCTGGCCGATGGCGCAGGACTGGCCAGCTACAAACGCTACTACCTGACGACCACCAGCTACGCCAACAGCCACCCGCAGGTGCTCAAGGTGGTTTATGACCAGTTGTACAAGACCGGCAACTGGATCAAAACCAATCCTCGAGAAGCGGCGCAGGTGCTCAGTCCGTTGTGGGGCAACCTGGGAGTGGAAACCGTCGAGAGCGCCAACAACCATCGCAGTTACCAGGTGCAGCCAGTCAAGATCGACCAACTGGGTGAACAGCAGCAGATTGCCGATGCATTCTTCGCCGCCGGCCTGTTGCCCAAGGCCGTCGATGCGAAGGATGTCGGTATCTGGAAGCCGTGA
- a CDS encoding peroxiredoxin-like family protein, protein MSESLNRLLADLHAQRVASWEPAALQVNIDQRQRLVDEARHEDFVKVGDTLEPFTLLKAEGGSVSRDELLAAGPAVLIFFRFAGCPACNIALPYYQRRLYPQLHALGVPLLAVSPQVPERLMEIKTRHALELQVASDPDNQLGRRLGILYSFDEASRNAALAKGNSIGDITGTGTWELPQPTVVVIARDGTVAFAEVSPDWLVRTEADPVIAAVEQLLGHVPVQVAI, encoded by the coding sequence ATGAGCGAATCCCTCAACCGTTTGCTCGCGGACTTGCATGCCCAGCGCGTCGCTTCCTGGGAGCCCGCGGCATTGCAGGTGAACATCGACCAGCGCCAACGCCTGGTGGATGAAGCCCGCCACGAAGACTTCGTCAAGGTCGGTGACACCCTGGAGCCGTTTACCTTGCTCAAGGCCGAAGGTGGCAGTGTGAGCCGTGACGAATTGCTAGCCGCTGGGCCGGCCGTCCTGATCTTCTTTCGCTTCGCCGGCTGCCCTGCCTGCAACATCGCCCTGCCGTACTACCAGCGCCGGCTCTACCCACAACTGCACGCTCTCGGCGTGCCATTGCTGGCGGTCAGTCCGCAGGTGCCTGAGCGCCTGATGGAGATCAAGACCCGCCACGCGCTGGAACTGCAGGTCGCGAGCGACCCGGATAATCAGCTTGGTCGACGCCTGGGCATTCTCTACAGCTTCGACGAAGCCTCGCGCAACGCCGCCCTGGCCAAGGGCAACAGCATCGGCGACATCACCGGCACCGGCACTTGGGAGTTGCCACAACCCACGGTCGTGGTCATCGCCAGGGACGGCACTGTGGCTTTCGCCGAAGTCAGCCCGGACTGGCTGGTGCGCACCGAAGCCGACCCGGTGATCGCTGCCGTCGAACAACTGCTCGGGCATGTCCCGGTGCAAGTCGCCATCTGA